ataaaacctacttgacttgactattgttgcatgatagcctattagtttatcgcagatattgcaacgcgctccttatctactttcctgaaatatagccacgctttcgacggcatgttttgtttctcaatagtagcctacaatcagctggttgaaaatcagctgctGTCTTATCAATCGCTTAAATGAAGTGCGAAacgagaagaggaggagcgtggtcagtttgtgacacttgtgattggctgaaatggccgcgtgcttaaacacacatttgatggatctgacagtcagacttcaggaaccgaaacgtggaaccgacagacaaggcacgtttcgatgccaagtagaaccttagcttttaattcggttccatcaaagaattgaatttcggtacccagtcctatgtgtgtgtacctttagggaatcccaggctgtgtgtgtgtgtctgcagggcgtagagggcggtgtgtgtgtgtgtgtgtgtgtgtacctttagggaatcccaggctgtgtgtgtgtgtctgcagggcgtAGAGGGCGGTGACCtgcagctgggtgtgtgtgtgcaggaacttCTGCATGACGGGTTTGAAGGAGTCCAGCagcctcttctcctgctccagaGCCTCCCTAGGGGGCGCCGCAGAGctgtcccactcctcctcctcgggGGCACAGGAGCGAACCTCCTCCCACACGTACTGAAgaaggctgaggaggagaggagagaggagagaggagagaatataattaatacatatatatacatctAGGGCCTCTCTAGGGGGCGCCGCCAAGctgtcccactcctcctcctcgggGGCACAGGAGCGCACCTCCTCCCACACGTACTGAAgaaggctgaggaggagaggagagaggagagaatataattaatacatatatatacatatagggCCTCtctagggggcgctactgagctgTCCCACAGGAGCGCACCTCCTCCCACACGTACTGAAgaaggctgaggaggagaggagagaggagagaggagagaatataaTAAATACAGATATATACATCTAGAGCCTCTCTAGGGGGCGCCGCAGAGctgtcccactcctcctcctcgggGGCACAGGAGCGCACCTCCTCCCACACGTACTGAAgaaggctgaggaggagaggagagaggagagaggagagaatataattaatacatatatatacatctAGGGCCTCtctagggggcgctactgagctgtcccactcctcctcctcaggggCACAGGAGCGCACCTCCTCCCACACGTACTGGAGAAGgctacaggagagaggagagcagaggagaagaaagggttAAATAAATACAGATGTATACATCATGTCcctagggggcgctactgagctgTCCCACAGGAGCGCACCTCCTCCCACACGTACTGGAGAaggctgaggagagcagaggagcagagagggttaaatagacatacacatacatgttgaTGAAGCtggggtctgagtgtgtgtgtgtgtgtgtgtgtgtgtgtgcgcgcgcgcgtgtgtgtgtagtgtgtgtgtgagtgtacctgGTGATGAGGATGTTGATGAAGCTGGGGtcggtgtgtagtgtagtgtgtgtgtgtgtgtgtgtgtgtgtgtgtacctggtgatgAGGATGTTGATGAAGCTGGGGTCGGTGTgtagtgtatatatgtgtgtgtgtgtgtgtgtgtgtgtgtgtgtgtgtgtgtgtgtgtgtgtgtgtgtgtgtgtgtgtgtgtgtacctggtgatgAGGATGTTGATGAAGCTGGGGTcggtgtgcagtgtagtgtgtgtgtgtgtgtgtgtgtgtgtgtgtgtgcctctttacCTGGTGATGAGGATGTTGATGAAGCTGGGGTCGGTGTGTAGtgtatatgtgtggtgtgtgtgtgtgtgtgtgtgtgtgtgtgtgtgtgtgtgtgtgtgtgtgtgtgtgtgtgtgtgtgtgtctctttacctGGTGATGAGGATGTTGATGAAGCTGGGGtcggtgtgtagtgtagtgtagtgtagtgtagtgtggtgtgtgtgtgtgtgtgtgtgtgtgtgtgtgtgtgtgtgtacctggtgatgAGGATGTTGATGAAactggggtctgtgtgtgtagtgtagtgtagtgtagtgtgtgtgtgtgtgtgtgtacctggtgatgAGGATGTTGATGAAGctggggtcggtgtgtgtgtgtgtgtgtgtgtgtgtgtgtgtgtgtgtgtgtgtgtgtgtgtgtgtgtgtgtctctttacctGGTGATGAGGATGTTGATGAAGCTGGGGTCGGTGTgtagtgtatatatgtgtgtgtgtgtgtgtgtgtgtgtgtgtgtctctctttaccTGGTGATGAGGATGTTGATGAAGCTGGGGtcggtgtgtagtgtagtgtatatgtgtggtgtgtgtgtggtgtgtgtgtgtgtgtgtgtgtgtacctggtgatgAGGATGTTGATGAAGCTGGGGTCGGTGTGCAGTCCCTGGGTGACGTTGTCTCGTATCCACCTGTAGATGTGTGTGGCGGTCGGGTCCTCGCGGATGTGGCGAAGCAGCTCCTTCTCAAcgcgcagcagcggcagcaggaaGCCCAAGCCTTTCCCCTCCAGCAGCTCCAGCATGCGCTCCTTGGTCTggtcacactctacacacacacacacacacacacacacacacacacacgagagatagAGACAACATATTACCACACACATCAAGCCGGGCATACACGGCGCGATatttttcgctcgtgggtattaagctcctgctcacactgcacgaaggaatttcactatttaaaagttcacgtcTCACGACTCAAGACTCAagactcacgccctcacactatacgagcctaCAGTCGGATGTGAGCCATGTTTCCccctggtctgcagaggagggaacatgcgcatctgaggtggagatgaggtcgcgctcaacagcaaatcacacggccctattaatttgtgcatgtgaagtgtcaactCGGGTCGTAGCGCTGCGTTAactgaaattctggtcgtggctcgtgtgtAAATCGCACAAACAGTTTCGATTTTCTTGCGATTGCACAAtcatgaggcgaaatcgcttgtcgttaccccatgtacactgcacgatgcgagactcacggtTGACCTGCGAttaagcaagaaatcggcccgacacccaaaaagtcgtgcgagtgccaaatcggggtaaAAGtcgcagtgtaagcccagcttcaGTCAATCGCAACTGGCAATTTTATCTCAGAACGTCGTCAGGCATCGTCTCTGCGTTTACGAGCAATTTCGAGTCATAAATATCAGCGTTTGATCTTATGATCTGCCATTTGGGACGCTTGGAACAGCCAAAATTCTACGTAAGCAGGGATTtcagtgcacacgtgtgtgtgtgtgttacctggcagCATAGTGATGATGTTGACGCGTGTCTGCATGAgggtgagggtggtgtgtgtgtgtgtgtgtgtgtgtgtgtgtgtgtgtgtgttacctggcagCATGGTGATCATGTTGACGCGTGACTGTGTCAGGGTTGTCGTCAGCCAATCCTGGTCCTTCAGGCGAGAAGCTTGCTGTTGGCGGAACACAAAAGAGAACAGAAAGCTACATGAATATACTGTAGGTGGGTACTagagctgcacgattatggaaaaaaaatctaaatcacgattattttagtcaaaatcgtaatcacgattattaatcacgattattgattttttgcatatatttttttttatatattataacaagatgaaatataaccaagaaggaattatatacgggatgagcaaaataaaatgaattgtaataattatgtaaaggcgaTAGCAGGAAACTCAGGTGGAGAGATTTCTGgcaagaaacaccagcctgtcaatatgttctggcttcaaggaagCTCTCAAAgataggtcactattgccacgattaaactTCGATTTCACTTTCTCTGTAGGCagagcaggaagtgtgtgtgtgtgtgtgtgtgtgtgtgtgtgtgtgtgtgtgtgtgtgtgtgtgtgtgtgtgtgtgtgtgtgtgtgtgtgtgtgtgtgtgtgtgtgtgtgtgttacctgtaggcagagcaggaagtgtgtgtgtgtgtgtgtgtgtgttacctgtaggcagagcaggaagagggggaagtgtgtgtgtgtgtgtgtgttacctgtaagcagagcaggaagagggggaagtgtgtgtgtgtgtgtgtgtgtgtgtgtgtgtgtgtgtgtacctgtaagcagagcaggaagagggggaagtgtgtgtgtgtgtgtgcgttacctgtaggcagagcaggaagagggggaagtgtgtgtgtgtgtgtgtgtgttacctgtaagcacagcaggaagagggggaagtgtgtgtgtgtgtgtgtgtgtgtgtgtgtgtgtgtgtgtgttacctgtaggcagagcaggaagtgtgtgtgtgtgtgtgtgtgtgtgtgtgttacctgtaggcagagcaggaagagggggaagtgtgtgtgtgtgtgtgtgtgtgtgtgtgtacctgtaagcagagcaggaagagggggaagtgtgtgtgtgtgtgtgtgttacctgtaggcagagcaggaagagggggaagtgtgtgtgtgtgtgtgtgtacctgtaagcagagcaggaagagggggaagtgtgtgtgtgtgtgtgtgtgtatgtgtgtctgtaggcagagcaggaagagggggaagtgtgtgtgtgtgtgtgtgttacctgtaggcagagcaggaagtgtgtgtgtgtgttacctgtaggcagagcaggaagtgtgtgtgtgtgtgtgtgtgtgtgtgtgtgtgtgtgtgtgtgtgtgtgtgtgtgtgtgtgttacctgtaggcagagcaggaagagggggaagtgtgtgtgtgtgtgtgtgtgttacctgtaggcagagcaggaagagggggaagtgtgtgtgtgtgtgtgtgtgtgtgtgtgtgtgtgtgtgtgtgtgtgtgttacctgtaggcagagcaggaagagggggaagtgtgtgtgtgtgtgtgtgtgtgtgtgtgtgtgtgtgtgtgtgtgtgtgtgtgtgtacctgtaggcaGAGCAGGAAGAGGGGGAAGTGTGTTCCGTTCTGCAGTGGAGCCgccagctcacacacactcagcacgtCGCCTAGCAACGCACGCGCAGCAAACTGGCCAATCACAGACTTCAGAAGAGGCACCGAACCCTCAAGCTCCGCCTCCCGATCACACACACCCAACAGagcctaaagagagagagagaaagaaagaaagaaagaaagaaagaaagaaagaaagaaagaaagaaagaaagaaagaaagaaagaaagaaagaaagaaagagacagattatCATAACATCCTAACATACACAGCTATTCATGGGAACAGCTGCATGTGTATTAAAAAATTTTCTTTTGATGACTCCATATTTGGTTATTGTATTTGGACAGACGCCATATTTGTCATGACATCACGAGACCACCAGGgatgaattctgtgtgtgtgagcgcttgtgtgtgtgtgtgtgtgagcgcttgtgtgtgtgcgtgtgtgtgagagcgcttgtgtgtgtgtgtgtgtgtgtgtgtgtataattattGCTCTCCAGTCAAACTTCTTCAGTGTTtagtatttattgtgtgtgttacctgcatgTACTGTTCCCCGAAGAATAGCCCCTCggttgcgagtgtgtgcatgagtgtagagtagagcaactttattaatccccagggggaaattcaggagtgTGCtggtgttctagtgtgtgtgtgtgtgtgtgtgtgtacctgcatgtacTGCTCCCCGGTCACCAATCCCTCGgtggcgagtgtgtgtatgtgtgtgtgtgtgtgtgtgtgtttacctgcatGTACTGCTCCCCGGTGACAAGTCCCTCGGtggcgagtgtgtgtatgagcgtgctgGTGTTTTCGCGGTCGGCGTCGGAACCCTCTAGTCCAATCAGAATCATCTTGGTCAGGAGTTCACACACGCTGGAGCGCGGAGCCCTCATGTCGCGCACCGCCGACACCGcctcacacacctcccctcccgcCAGGAACGCACGCACCAGAgtctcctgaaacacacacacacacacacacacacgttagacactgcctcacacacctcccctctcgcCAGGAAGGCACGCACCAGAGtctcctgaaaacacacacacacacacacacacacacacacacacgttagacacggcctcacacacctcccctcccgcCAGGAACGCACGCACCAGAGtctcctgaaaacacacacacacacacacacacacacgttagacaccgcctcacacacctcccctcccgcCAAGAACGCACGCACCAGAGtctcctgtaaacacacacacacacacgttagacacggcctcacacacctcccctcccgcCAGGAACGCACCCACCAGagtctcctaaacacacacacacacacacacacacacacactagcctttaCATACtatgcgagcgcacacacacaaaagcaaaggtTAACGTCAACATGCACACTGCCACTTTGGCTTCTTCGTCTGAGCCTTCACACTTGAAGATTTATGCgcgtgtatgtggatattttctgTACCCAAGAttactcacacacgctcacacagaatTGACGCCTCATCAAAAGTTTGTCTGTGGAATGTAATTGAATCTCTTCCACCCtcccacgtgcacgcacacacatctccctGGTAcacctcccccacccaccccctctccccataCGTACGGTCATGGTGTTGAGTTCCTCTTTGGTGGGCGGGGCCTTCTTGGTCTTCTGGGGTTTCTCCTGGATCACCGCAGGCGCCGACTTCAGACCCAGCTGaggaggctgcacacacacacacacacacacacacacacacacacacacacacacacacacacacacacacacacacacacacacacacacacacacacacacagaattaaacAAGAGCTTCAGACCCAGCTGaggaggctgcacacacacacacacacacacacacacacgagaatgtTACATTGATACGACTTCAGACCCAGCTGaggaggctgcacacacacacacacacacacacacacacacacagaattaaacAAGAGCTTCAGACCCAGCTGaggaggctgcacacacacacacacacgagaatgtTACATTGATACGACTTCAGACCCAGCTGaggaggctgcacacacacacacacacacacacacacacacacacacacacacacacacacacacacacacacacacacacacacacacacacacacacacacacacacacacacacacacacacacacacacacacacacacacacacacacacacacacgagaatgtTACATTGATACGACTTCAGACCCAGCTGaggaggctgcacacacacacacacacgagaatgtTACATTGATACTGCATCTACTAGATTGAGCCATATGAAAGTGTGATTTATACCACCCAGCGCCACCATTATGGACAACATACGAGTACATGAAGTGAGAGCGGACGAGGATTTGTGTTacctctgtggagagagagagagagagagagagagagagagagagagagagagagagagagagagagagagagagagagagagagagagagagagagagagagagagagagagagagagaggtctctcTCTGATGAGTGGGGGAGAGTGTGTAGgtcctggtgaggtgtgtgtgtgtgtgtgtgtgtgtgtgtgtgtgtgtgttacctctctgatgagtgggggagagtgtgtgggtcctggtgagatgtgtgtgtgtgtgtgtgtgtgtgtgtgtgtgtgcgtgtcctctcTGATGAGCGGGGGAGAGTGTGTGGgtcctggtgaggtgtgtgtgtgtgtgtgtgtgtgtgtgtacctctctgatgagtgggggagagtgtgtgggtccgggcgtgtgtgtgtgtgggtccgggcgtgtgtgtgtgtgtgtgttacctctctgatgagtgggggagagtgtgtgggtcctggtgaggggtgtgtgagtgtgtgtgtgtgtcctctctgatgagcgggggagagtgtgtgggtcctggtgaggtgtgtgtgtgtgtgtgtgacctctctgatgagtgtgtgtgtgtgtgtgtgtgtgtgtgtgttacctctctgatgagtgggggagagtgtgtgggtcctggtgaggggtgtgtgtgtgtgtgtgtgtgtgtgtgtgtgtgtgtgtgtgtgtgtgtgtgtgtgtgtgtgtgtgtgtgtgttacctctctgATGAGTGGGGGAGAGTGTGTGGGTCCTGGtgaggggtgtctgtgtgtgtgtgtgtgtgtgtgtgtgtgtgtgtcgtacctctctgatgagtgggggagagtgtgtgggtcctggtgaggtgtgtgtgtgtgtgtgtgtgtgtgtgtgtgtgtgtgtgtgacctctctgATGAGCGGGGGAGTGTGTAGgtcctggtgaggtgtgtgtgtgtgtgtgtgtgtgtgtgtgtacctctctgaTGAGTGGGGGAGAGTGTGTAGGtccgggcgtgtgcgtgtgtgtgtgtgtgtcctctctgatgagcgggggagagtgtgtgggtcctggtgaggtgtgtgtgtgtgtgtgtgtgtgtgtgtgtgtggtacctctctgatgagtgggggagagtgtgtgggtcctggtgaggtgtgtgtgtgtgtgtgtgtgtgtacctctctgatgagtgtgtgtgtgtgtgtgtgtgtgtgtgttacctctctgatgagtgggggagagtgtgtgggtcctggtgaggggtgtgtgagtgtgtgtgtgtgtgtgtgtgtgtgtgtgtgtgtgtgtgttacctctctgATGAGTGGGGGAGAGTGTGTGGGTCCTGGtgaggggtgtctgtgtgtgtgtgtgtgtgtgtgtgtgtgtgtgtcctctctgatgagcgggggagagtgtgtgggtcctggtgaggtgtgtgtgtgtgtgtgtgtgtgtgtgtgtgtgtgtgtgtgtgtgtgtgtcgtacctcTCTGATGAGTGGGGGAGAGTGTGTGGGTCCGGGCGTCACCAGTTTGGGCTGATTCTTGTTGAGCTGGAAGGACTGAGCGGGACGCaggctcacctacacacacacacacacacacacacacacacacacacaaagagtgagGGGCAGAGATTAATATCAGATCTCTACGACAGCAACAGACGTTTGATATCGCCATAGCAACAGTATTTGATTGACAGGTAGGTACCTCCTCTGCGCTGACGAGTCCTCTCTTGGAGAAGCGAGGGGTCAGATCTTTAGCCTGCGACTGCTGCTGACtctacagaaacagacacaggagACCACATTTTGGCATTGGATGGGCAGGTTTTAACATATCTTTCGCTCTTATACGATTTTTGGTgtgtactaggggtgtaaatcacagccttcatgacgatacgatatcgatttcttaaatcagggattcgatttttttcgatacttaagaattccccacgatacaatgcgatgcgattcggttcaattcgatttttccaattacttttctactaccgtattttccggactacaagtcgcactttttttcatggtttggctggacatgcgacatatactctggtgcgacatatatatgtttttttttctccacgggagagcactatgtgcgcaactaggcctatgttgtgttgcttaataccactgatagaaaaaatgttacaacttaggctaccacaacaaaaaatagcatttacaatgacgactgaatagaaatatagcctaccacccaaaagaagttaatatagcctactgctgagttcaagctgaaagtaattaaatatgcagccgaaaatggcaatagggcagctgaacgaaagtttggatgcaatggaaaactgtttggggactggagaaaagcggaggaaaatgtgctgatgaatacaggacatgtgttctcgaacaacgcgcgcgcgctgcgagtcaatggtcttgttacgggctccatgacattgccaaagaaatgaataggacttttgcggaagtcagggagctcgtggatgtatcgcgttatgcaatgcaatcccctctcgtggatttatttgcgctatgcaacgcaatctcctctctatccgagaacgagcgtctgtgttattaaagacagtcagccgacttccaggtgaaaatcggtcatttccgcgagtttctgacaaacgagcacaacgtgacactgcCATAGGCTACACAATATGGATGAAATctccctcacctttgataccgtcatgggctgaagtctcagaaaagggggtaaagaaaggcgtgctctggagacggaacaagttgcctcgaaccctcccacggtccaaacgcaaaacaaagccgaaaattgaatgttgttctgactacagggcaacatggcgcgttatcactgtttcttcctctttttctttttgtggttttatggcggttggcaaaccatcttagttggtgcattaccaccacctctgaatgcgttgccactgcttcagatgctggtttaaaacaatgccgtctttgagcagcagcttaccatgcgccagttatcacaacatagattccatggatagaataacctttcaaaaatgtgcgacgattagtccggtgcgacgtatatatgtttttttcatcttcaaaatgcatttttgggccgttgcgacttaaactccggagcgacatatagtccaaaaaatacggtactattgtgttatggagctagggcattgcacaggggccagcgattcgattcttaagaatgcctcacgatacaatgcgatttcaTTAAaacgccggccgatacttccgatataTTACGACTTGATTTACATCCctagtgtgtatgtgcagtaaaagtaactaGCGTGGTTCTTACTGTGTGTACCTGTCCGTTCTTGAAGGTCTTGTTCCCATTGGTCTTCTCCGCGTTGTTGTTGCCTCCTCCCCCGTGCGTGTGGTTGCCGTGGTTACCGTGGTTGCCGTGGTTGTTGTGCGCGTGCTGCTGCGGGGTTATGAAGGCCGCCAGCGTGTGCGTCGGAGGGCAGATGAAGAGGCCGTTTCCACGGTTACGGTTGGCGGGGGAGTAGTGCGTGTCCTCCTGGATGACGCCGGGGCCCGTGCCAATGCCCCCCCCCAGCGGCATCTGGCCAAAGATGTCGGCCAGGCCCCCCACGCCCAGCCCCCCCATCAGACCCATGCCCCCCATCATGCCCGCACGCATGCCCAGCCCGGCCAGGAAGGGGTTAATCACGCCCTCGCCGAAGAAGTCGTTACGGCCGCCGCCTCCCGAACCCAGAGAGGACGGGATGAACACGCCCAGGTcctagagggggagggggagggagggattaGTATTGAATTATCTATTATCAACAAGACTGAGTGTGTTTCTCAACTCTTTAAAACTCAATCTCAATCTAATTCTTATATCTCTGATGTCTGTGCATGTTACAGGGTGTGTGCGCCTGAGTAATGGTCTTGGGTCCGTTGTCGCTGTGCatccaacggtgtgtgtgtgtgtgtgtgtcttgttgtatCTGTGTTATACTCTTAGGCCCGTTGTCTTTGtatcttgtggtgtgtgtgtgtgtgtgtgtgtgtgtgtaccttgactgCGTCCTGTCGTATCTGTGTAATGGTCTTGGGTCCGTTGTCTCTGTAtctggtggcgtgtgtgtgtgtgtgtgtgtgtgtgtgtgtgtgtaccttgactgCGTCCTGTCGTATCTGTGTAATGGTCTTGGGTCCGTTGTCTCTGTAtcttgtggcgtgtgtgtgtgtgtgtgtgtgtgtgtgtgtgtgtaccttgactgCGTCCTGTCGTATCTGTGTGATGGTCTTGGGCCCGTTGTCACGGTGTATCTTGCGCGGGGTCCAGTTGTTCTCGCGCAGCTCCAGCGTGTCCTGGAGCAGGAAGCGGATACGCGA
The Engraulis encrasicolus isolate BLACKSEA-1 unplaced genomic scaffold, IST_EnEncr_1.0 scaffold_32_np1212, whole genome shotgun sequence DNA segment above includes these coding regions:
- the eif4g2a gene encoding eukaryotic translation initiation factor 4 gamma 2a is translated as FFLSLVSPAAKVESVIAQGGVSRFSASSGGGGGRGASQHYPKTVGKSEFLGLAPGSVGQKWVPSRSTRREGSSTEKERHDNIFRKVRGILNKLTPEKFDKLCLELLNVGIDSKVVLKGVILLIVDKALEEPKYSSLYAQLCLRLAEDAPSFDGPTPDNQPPQKQSTTFKRLLIAKLQDEFENRTKNVEVYDRQDTPLSAEDCEQQALAKIKMLGNIKFIGELGKLDLIHESILHKCIKTLLEKKRHVQVKDMGEDLECLCQIMRTVGPRLDHQKAKSLMDQYFARVRSLIANQDLPSRIRFLLQDTLELRENNWTPRKIHRDNGPKTITQIRQDAVKDLGVFIPSSLGSGGGGRNDFFGEGVINPFLAGLGMRAGMMGGMGLMGGLGVGGLADIFGQMPLGGGIGTGPGVIQEDTHYSPANRNRGNGLFICPPTHTLAAFITPQQHAHNNHGNHGNHGNHTHGGGGNNNAEKTNGNKTFKNGQSQQQSQAKDLTPRFSKRGLVSAEEVSLRPAQSFQLNKNQPKLVTPGPTHSPPLIREPPQLGLKSAPAVIQEKPQKTKKAPPTKEELNTMTETLVRAFLAGGEVCEAVSAVRDMRAPRSSVCELLTKMILIGLEGSDADRENTSTLIHTLATEGLVTGEQYMQALLGVCDREAELEGSVPLLKSVIGQFAARALLGDVLSVCELAAPLQNGTHFPLFLLCLQQASRLKDQDWLTTTLTQSRVNMITMLPECDQTKERMLELLEGKGLGFLLPLLRVEKELLRHIREDPTATHIYRWIRDNVTQGLHTDPSFINILITSLLQYVWEEVRSCAPEEEEWDSSAAPPREALEQEKRLLDSFKPVMQKFLHTHTQLQVTALYALQTHTHSLGFPKGMLLRYFVYLYDMEVVEEEAFLGWKEDLTQDHPGKGKALFQVNQWLTWLETAEEEESEDDEE